The following are from one region of the Pelagibius sp. CAU 1746 genome:
- a CDS encoding adenosine kinase, whose product MTAQTLDVVTIGNALVDVLAKAEDSFLETHGIPKGSMTLIDEPRALHLYDAMGPAVEVSGGSAGNTAAGIASLGGKAAFLGKVRDDQLGAIFTHDIRATGVAFDVPHAGSGPATGRSMILVTPDAHRSMNTFLGAAVEFGPDDVIDAQVQAAAVTYMEGYLWDSPTAKAAFLKAARLAHAAGRRISLTLSDPFLVNRYKDELKDFMEKHVDIVFANEEEVCSLYDATDFDTALQCVRAHCDVAALTRSEKGAVIVAGEEVHVVDAAPVKEVVDTTGAGDLFAAGFLYGITNGQSLYDSGRIGALAAAEVISHVGARPERTLADLVAAQLGPAQAKRA is encoded by the coding sequence TCCCTAAGGGCAGCATGACCCTGATCGACGAGCCGCGCGCCCTGCACCTCTATGACGCCATGGGCCCGGCGGTCGAGGTCTCCGGCGGCTCGGCCGGCAACACGGCGGCGGGGATCGCTTCTCTGGGCGGCAAGGCGGCCTTCCTGGGCAAGGTGCGCGACGACCAGCTGGGCGCCATCTTCACCCACGACATCCGCGCCACCGGCGTCGCCTTCGACGTGCCCCACGCCGGCAGCGGCCCGGCCACCGGGCGCTCCATGATCCTGGTGACCCCCGACGCCCACCGTTCCATGAACACCTTCTTGGGCGCTGCCGTGGAATTCGGCCCCGACGACGTGATCGACGCCCAGGTGCAGGCCGCCGCCGTCACCTATATGGAGGGCTACCTCTGGGACTCGCCCACGGCCAAGGCGGCCTTCCTGAAGGCGGCGCGGCTGGCCCACGCCGCGGGACGCAGGATCTCCCTCACCCTTTCCGACCCCTTCCTCGTCAACCGCTACAAGGACGAACTGAAGGACTTCATGGAGAAGCACGTCGACATCGTCTTCGCCAATGAAGAAGAGGTCTGCAGTCTCTATGACGCCACCGACTTCGACACCGCCCTGCAATGCGTGCGCGCCCACTGCGACGTGGCGGCCCTGACCCGCAGCGAGAAGGGCGCGGTCATCGTTGCCGGCGAGGAAGTCCACGTGGTCGACGCCGCTCCGGTCAAGGAAGTGGTGGACACCACCGGCGCCGGCGACCTCTTCGCCGCCGGTTTCCTCTACGGCATTACCAACGGCCAGTCCCTTTACGACAGCGGGCGCATCGGCGCCCTCGCCGCCGCCGAGGTGATCTCCCACGTCGGCGCGCGCCCGGAGCGGACCCTCGCGGACCTGGTGGCCGCGCAGCTCGGGCCGGCGCAGGCGAAGCGGGCATGA
- the typA gene encoding translational GTPase TypA → MTVQASNIRNIAIIAHVDHGKTTLVDELLKQSGTYHSHQQVTERAMDSNDLERERGITILAKCTAVTWGDVKINIVDTPGHADFGGEVERILSMVDGVLLLVDAAEGPMPQTKFVTAKALARGLKPIVVVNKADKPDARPHWVHDQVFDLFVALEASDEQLDFPTLFASAKQGWAVADLEEERKDLHQLFDLIVKHVQPPVADPEAPFAMLATTLEADNFLGRILTGRVYSGTAKINMPVKVLRRDGKVLTGGRLTKLLSFDGLKREPVEEAAAGDIVAIAGLAEATVADTIAAPEFPEALESQPIDPPTLAMTFSVNDSPLAGQEGDKVTSRMIRDRLMREAEGNVAIRITETEDKDAFEVAGRGELQLGVLIETMRREGFELSISRPRVLFRNDPESGQRLEPIEEVQVDVDDDYSGVVVEKMGLRKAELIDMRPSGGGKTRVTFLAPARGLIGYHGEFLTDTRGTGIMNRVFHSYAPYKGPIQGRRNGVLISNGTGKAVPYALWNLEERGEIFIDPGKPVYEGMVIGEHSRGNDLEVNPMKAKQLTNMRASGKDEAVRLTPPRVMSLEQALAYIADDELVEVTPKSIRLRKRLLDPHARKKESRLKDAV, encoded by the coding sequence ATGACGGTTCAGGCCAGTAACATTCGCAATATTGCGATCATCGCCCACGTCGACCACGGCAAGACGACCCTTGTCGACGAGCTGCTGAAGCAGTCCGGCACCTATCACAGCCATCAGCAGGTGACCGAGCGGGCGATGGACTCCAACGACCTGGAGCGCGAACGCGGCATCACCATCCTCGCCAAGTGCACGGCGGTCACCTGGGGCGACGTCAAGATCAACATCGTCGACACGCCCGGCCACGCCGACTTCGGCGGCGAGGTGGAGCGCATCCTCTCCATGGTCGACGGCGTCCTGCTGCTGGTCGACGCGGCCGAAGGCCCCATGCCGCAGACCAAGTTCGTCACCGCCAAGGCGCTGGCCCGCGGCCTCAAGCCCATCGTGGTGGTCAATAAGGCCGACAAGCCCGACGCCCGCCCGCACTGGGTGCACGACCAGGTCTTCGACCTCTTCGTGGCGCTGGAGGCCTCCGACGAGCAGCTCGATTTCCCCACCCTCTTCGCCTCGGCCAAGCAGGGCTGGGCCGTCGCCGACCTGGAGGAGGAGCGCAAGGACCTGCACCAGCTCTTCGACCTCATCGTCAAGCACGTGCAGCCGCCGGTGGCCGACCCCGAGGCGCCCTTCGCCATGCTGGCGACGACGCTGGAGGCCGACAACTTCCTGGGCCGCATCCTCACTGGGCGGGTCTACAGCGGCACCGCCAAGATCAACATGCCGGTGAAGGTGCTGCGCCGCGACGGCAAGGTGCTGACTGGCGGGCGGCTGACCAAGCTGCTGTCCTTCGACGGCCTGAAGCGCGAGCCGGTGGAGGAAGCCGCGGCGGGCGACATCGTCGCCATCGCCGGCCTGGCCGAGGCCACCGTGGCCGACACCATCGCCGCGCCGGAATTTCCCGAAGCCCTGGAATCGCAGCCCATCGACCCGCCGACGCTGGCCATGACCTTCTCGGTGAACGACTCGCCGCTGGCCGGCCAGGAAGGCGACAAGGTCACCTCGCGCATGATCCGCGACCGGCTGATGCGCGAGGCCGAGGGCAACGTCGCCATCCGCATCACCGAGACCGAGGACAAGGACGCCTTCGAGGTGGCCGGGCGCGGCGAGCTGCAGCTCGGCGTCCTGATCGAGACCATGCGCCGCGAGGGCTTCGAGCTGTCGATCTCGCGCCCGCGCGTGCTGTTCCGCAACGATCCCGAAAGCGGCCAGCGCCTGGAGCCGATCGAAGAGGTCCAGGTCGACGTGGACGACGACTACTCCGGCGTGGTGGTGGAGAAGATGGGCCTGCGCAAGGCCGAGCTGATCGACATGCGGCCCTCGGGCGGCGGCAAGACGCGCGTCACCTTCCTGGCGCCGGCGCGCGGCCTCATCGGCTATCACGGCGAGTTCCTGACCGACACCCGCGGCACCGGCATCATGAACCGGGTGTTCCACAGCTACGCCCCCTACAAGGGCCCGATCCAGGGCCGGCGCAACGGCGTGCTGATCTCCAACGGCACCGGCAAGGCGGTGCCCTATGCCCTGTGGAACCTGGAGGAACGCGGCGAGATCTTCATCGACCCGGGCAAGCCGGTCTACGAAGGCATGGTGATCGGCGAGCACAGCCGCGGCAACGACCTGGAAGTGAACCCGATGAAGGCCAAGCAGCTCACCAACATGCGCGCCTCCGGCAAGGACGAGGCCGTGCGCCTCACCCCGCCGCGCGTCATGTCGCTGGAGCAGGCTTTGGCCTATATTGCCGACGACGAGCTGGTGGAGGTGACGCCCAAGTCGATCCGCCTGCGCAAGCGCCTGCTCGACCCGCACGCGCGCAAGAAGGAGAGCCGGCTGAAGGATGCCGTCTGA